One Asterias rubens chromosome 1, eAstRub1.3, whole genome shotgun sequence genomic region harbors:
- the LOC117291688 gene encoding insertion element IS476 uncharacterized 39.2 kDa protein-like, whose amino-acid sequence MCQATAMDNTRAPLQMSPLPKGSWLEVSVDFCDLPTGEHILVVTDDYSRYPAIEIVTSTSARAAIPKLDRIFATFGVPQVVRTDNGPPFNSSEFENFSDYLGFRHRKVKPRWPCANGEVERFMRTLKKTYCTSIADCKPWKQSMYQFLCNYRATPHATTGIPPATLLFGRPIRTRLPQTTQSANNAKLHRKDKTRKAAMKAYADKREHAKQPNIKEGDCVLARRDGMITNGQTPYHMKPYTVIKTKGSMITAQRKQHRITRNVSRFKR is encoded by the coding sequence ATGTGCCAGGCCACAGCTATGGATAACACCAGAGCTCCACTTCAAATGTCACCACTCCCCAAAGGATCCTGGCTGGAGGTTAGTGTTGATTTCTGTGACCTCCCCACTGGAGAACATATCTTAGTTGTTACCGACGACTACAGTCGTTATCCTGCAATTGAAATTGTCACATCAACTTCCGCTCGAGCCGCCATTCCGAAGCTCGACCGCATATTCGCTACCTTCGGCGTGCCTCAAGTCGTACGTACTGACAACGGCCCACCTTTCAATAGCAGCGAATTCGAAAACTTCAGTGACTACCTAGGATTTCGACATCGCAAAGTTAAACCGCGTTGGCCATGCGCGAACGGAGAAGTTGAACGCTTCATGAGAACTCTGAAGAAAACTTATTGCACATCCATCGCTGACTGCAAACCATGGAAACAGTCCATGTACCAATTCTTATGCAACTACCGCGCCACACCTCATGCTACGACTGGTATCCCACCGGCTACTCTTCTCTTCGGTCGACCAATCCGGACACGCCTTCCTCAGACTACACAATCTGCTAACAATGCCAAATTGCACCGCAAAGACAAAACACGGAAAGCTGCAATGAAAGCGTACGCTGACAAACGCGAACATGCCAAGCAGCCAAACATAAAGGAGGGTGATTGTGTGCTCGCCCGCCGCGATGGTATGATCACCAACGGCCAGACCCCATACCACATGAAACCCTACACAGTGATCAAAACTAAAGGATCAATGATCACAGCACAACGCAAACAACACCGGATCACTCGCAACGTCTCGCGCTTCAAACGTTGA